One window of Opisthocomus hoazin isolate bOpiHoa1 chromosome 15, bOpiHoa1.hap1, whole genome shotgun sequence genomic DNA carries:
- the LOC142363294 gene encoding SUN domain-containing protein 1-like, with product MVLLKLGCELKAHSDYCGSMNVKEFYREDGHLGVNEESICDDCKGKKPLELYATDHMQSLRAKRVARTIWHTFSYAGYFMLDVLQTVGATGWLVSQKVVSLLWLAVLSPGRAASGMYRLLRTGWYQLATLMSFLKVFLLKSHSKRAFLVELSVYEEDAEAKKSKFVCD from the exons CTCACTCAGACTACTGTGGAAGCATGAATGTGAAGGAGTTTTACAGAGAAGATGGCCATCTTGGTGTAAATGAGGAATCAATAT GTGATGACTGTAAGGGGAAGAAACCTCTTGAACTGTACGCCACAGACCACATGCAATCTTTACGGGCTAAAAGGGTAGCAAGGACCATTTGGCACACCTTTTCTTATGCAG GTTACTTTATGCTTGACGTGTTGCAAACAGTGGGAGCAACAGGATGGCTTGTGTCTCAGAAGGTGGTGTCTCTACTTTGGCTGGCCGTTCTTTCTCCAG ggagggcagcttctggcatgtacCGGTTACTTAGAACTGGATGGTATCAACTTGCTACTCTGATGTCTTTtctcaaggtgtttcttctaaagag CCATTCCAAGAGAGCATTTTTAGTTGAGCTCTCGGTTTATGAAGAAGacgcagaagcaaaaaagagcaagtttgtttgTGACTAG